The proteins below are encoded in one region of Mycobacterium botniense:
- a CDS encoding histidine phosphatase family protein, which yields MTVILVRHGRSVSNTARVLAGRSEGVDLDDAGREQAADLITRLGELPIRSVVCSPLLRCRRTVEPLARALSLQPVVDERLSEVDYGEWTGRAIADLAKEPLWAVVQAHPSAAVFPGGEGLAEVQSRAVAAVREHDRRLAEQHGADVLWLACTHGDVIKAVVADALGMHLDSFQRVTVDPGSLSVIRYTQLRPFVLHVNHTGARLTAMLTAPPSDGEPDSEIPPGDAVVGGSTG from the coding sequence ATGACCGTGATCTTGGTGCGCCACGGCCGCTCGGTGTCGAACACCGCGCGGGTTCTCGCCGGGCGCTCCGAGGGGGTCGACCTCGATGACGCGGGCCGTGAACAAGCTGCCGACCTCATCACTCGGCTCGGTGAGCTGCCGATCCGCTCGGTGGTCTGCTCGCCGCTGTTGCGTTGTCGGCGCACCGTCGAACCACTGGCCCGCGCCTTGAGCCTGCAGCCCGTCGTCGACGAGCGGCTTTCTGAAGTTGACTATGGCGAATGGACCGGCCGTGCCATCGCCGACCTGGCCAAGGAGCCGTTGTGGGCGGTGGTGCAGGCTCATCCCAGCGCAGCGGTGTTCCCCGGCGGTGAGGGGTTGGCAGAGGTGCAGTCGCGGGCCGTGGCCGCCGTCCGCGAGCATGACCGGCGGCTGGCCGAACAGCACGGCGCGGATGTGCTGTGGCTGGCCTGCACGCACGGTGACGTCATCAAGGCGGTGGTCGCCGACGCCCTCGGGATGCATCTGGACAGCTTCCAGCGCGTCACCGTGGATCCGGGGTCGTTGAGCGTGATCCGCTACACGCAGCTGCGCCCGTTTGTGTTGCACGTCAACCACACCGGCGCACGACTGACGGCTATGCTGACGGCGCCGCCCTCCGACGGTGAGCCGGACAGTGAGATACCCCCCGGCGACGCGGTGGTCGGTGGCTCCACCGGGTGA
- a CDS encoding DUF3090 domain-containing protein, with amino-acid sequence MPRAIHVFRTPDRFVAGTVGQPGNRTFYLQAVHESRVVSVVLEKQQVAVLAERIGALLYEVHRRFGTPIPPETTEVEDLSPLVTPIDAEFRVGTMGLGWDAEAQTVVVELLAATDDEFDASVVLDDTEEGPDAVRVFLTPESARQFANRSYRVISAGRPPCPLCDEPLDPEGHICARTNGYRRSALLGSDDDLEA; translated from the coding sequence ATGCCGCGTGCAATCCACGTCTTTCGCACACCCGACCGCTTCGTTGCCGGGACAGTCGGCCAGCCCGGAAACCGGACCTTCTACTTGCAGGCGGTCCATGAGTCGCGGGTGGTGTCGGTGGTGCTGGAAAAGCAGCAAGTCGCGGTGCTCGCCGAGCGTATCGGCGCGCTGCTGTATGAAGTGCACCGCAGATTTGGCACCCCGATACCGCCTGAGACCACCGAGGTCGAAGACCTCAGCCCGCTGGTCACCCCGATCGACGCAGAGTTTCGGGTCGGGACCATGGGCCTGGGCTGGGATGCGGAGGCCCAGACGGTCGTGGTCGAACTGCTCGCCGCCACCGACGACGAGTTCGACGCGTCGGTGGTGCTCGACGACACCGAGGAAGGCCCCGACGCGGTCCGGGTGTTCTTGACCCCCGAGTCGGCCCGGCAGTTCGCCAACCGCTCCTACCGGGTCATCTCGGCAGGGCGTCCGCCCTGTCCGCTGTGCGACGAACCGCTGGACCCCGAGGGACACATCTGCGCGCGCACCAACGGTTACCGGCGCAGCGCGTTGCTCGGGTCTGACGATGACCTCGAGGCCTGA
- a CDS encoding SCO1664 family protein — protein sequence MTSRPDEREVLRCGELTVLGRIRSASNATFLCESTLGERRVHCVYKPIAGEQPLWDFPDGTLAGRELGAYLVSTQLGWNIVPYTIIRDGPAGTGMLQLWVDQPGDAADTDPGPGPDLVDVFPAGKVPPGYLPVLRAYDYAGEEVMLSHADDIRLRRMAVFDVLINNADRKGGHILQGVDGHIYGVDHGVCLHVEDKLRTVLWGWAGKPVDAQTLEAVAGLADALGGPLGDALAEQITGREIAALRRRAHALLDHPVMPGPNRHRPIPWPAF from the coding sequence ATGACCTCGAGGCCTGACGAGCGTGAGGTATTGCGGTGTGGCGAGCTGACGGTGCTCGGGCGCATCCGCTCGGCGAGTAACGCCACATTTTTGTGTGAGTCGACGCTGGGCGAGCGCCGGGTGCACTGCGTCTACAAACCAATCGCCGGGGAGCAGCCGCTGTGGGATTTCCCCGACGGCACCCTGGCCGGCCGGGAGCTGGGCGCCTATCTGGTGTCGACGCAGCTGGGTTGGAATATCGTGCCCTACACCATCATTCGTGACGGGCCTGCAGGGACCGGGATGCTGCAGCTGTGGGTGGACCAACCCGGCGACGCCGCCGATACCGACCCCGGGCCCGGCCCTGACCTCGTCGACGTCTTCCCCGCGGGCAAGGTGCCGCCAGGCTATTTGCCGGTTTTGCGGGCCTACGACTATGCCGGCGAGGAGGTCATGCTGAGCCACGCCGATGACATCCGGTTGCGCCGCATGGCGGTGTTCGACGTGCTGATCAACAACGCTGATCGCAAAGGCGGTCACATCCTGCAGGGGGTCGACGGGCACATCTACGGGGTCGACCACGGGGTGTGTCTGCATGTGGAGGACAAGTTGCGCACTGTGCTGTGGGGTTGGGCCGGTAAACCCGTGGACGCGCAGACGCTGGAGGCGGTTGCCGGGCTGGCCGACGCGCTGGGCGGCCCGCTGGGCGACGCGCTGGCCGAACAGATCACCGGCCGGGAGATCGCGGCGTTACGCCGACGCGCCCACGCGCTGCTGGACCACCCGGTGATGCCCGGCCCCAACCGGCACCGCCCCATTCCCTGGCCGGCGTTTTAG
- the mshC gene encoding cysteine--1-D-myo-inosityl 2-amino-2-deoxy-alpha-D-glucopyranoside ligase, which produces MHSWSAAPIPALPGRGPGLRLYDTADRQLRPVAPGRTATMYVCGITPYDATHLGHAATYLAFDLVHRLWLDSGQEVHYVQNITDVDDPLFERAERDGVNWRELAAREVAGFGEDMAALRVLPPHEYVAATEAIDEVVEAVEKMLASGAAYILDGDYPDVYFRADATPQFGYESGYDLDTMRRLSAQRGGDPQRPGKHHELDALLWRAARPGEPSWPSPVGPGRPGWHIECAAIALSRIGTGLDIQGGGTDLIFPHHEFTAALAESISGERRFARHYVHAGMIGWDGHKMSKSRGNLVLVSTLRTQGVEPSAIRLGLLAGHYRADRSWSTQLLDEARGRLHRWRAATALPAGPAAEDVIARVRRYLADDLDTPKALAALDGWAADALEYGGDDKDAPALVAKAVDALLGVAL; this is translated from the coding sequence ATGCACTCGTGGTCGGCCGCCCCCATCCCGGCGTTACCGGGACGGGGCCCCGGGTTACGGCTCTACGACACGGCCGATCGGCAGCTGCGCCCGGTGGCGCCCGGTCGCACCGCCACCATGTACGTCTGCGGGATCACGCCCTATGACGCCACTCATCTGGGGCATGCCGCCACCTATCTGGCGTTCGACCTGGTGCACCGGCTGTGGCTGGACAGTGGTCAAGAGGTGCACTACGTGCAGAACATCACCGACGTCGACGACCCGCTGTTCGAGCGCGCCGAGCGCGACGGTGTCAACTGGCGCGAGCTAGCGGCACGCGAAGTGGCCGGGTTCGGCGAGGACATGGCGGCGCTGCGGGTGCTGCCGCCGCATGAGTACGTCGCCGCCACCGAAGCCATCGACGAAGTGGTCGAGGCCGTGGAAAAAATGCTGGCCTCCGGGGCAGCGTACATCCTCGACGGTGACTACCCCGATGTGTACTTCCGGGCGGATGCCACGCCGCAATTCGGCTACGAGTCAGGGTATGACCTCGACACCATGCGGCGGCTGTCGGCGCAGCGCGGCGGGGATCCGCAGCGGCCAGGCAAGCACCATGAACTCGACGCCCTGTTGTGGCGCGCAGCGCGGCCCGGCGAACCGAGCTGGCCGTCGCCTGTCGGCCCCGGCCGGCCGGGCTGGCACATCGAGTGCGCGGCGATAGCGCTCAGCCGTATCGGCACCGGTCTCGACATCCAGGGCGGCGGCACCGACCTGATTTTCCCGCATCATGAGTTCACTGCCGCGCTTGCCGAATCCATCAGCGGTGAACGGCGATTCGCCCGTCACTACGTGCACGCCGGGATGATCGGCTGGGACGGTCACAAGATGTCCAAAAGCCGCGGCAACCTGGTGCTGGTCTCGACGTTGCGCACACAGGGTGTCGAGCCGTCAGCGATCCGGCTGGGACTTTTGGCCGGGCATTACCGCGCGGACCGGTCGTGGAGCACCCAGCTGCTCGACGAAGCCCGCGGCCGGCTGCACCGGTGGCGCGCCGCGACCGCCCTGCCCGCCGGCCCGGCCGCTGAGGATGTGATCGCCCGAGTGCGCCGGTATTTGGCCGACGACCTCGACACCCCTAAAGCACTTGCCGCTCTTGATGGTTGGGCTGCCGATGCACTGGAATACGGCGGTGATGACAAGGACGCACCGGCATTGGTGGCCAAGGCGGTCGACGCCCTGCTCGGGGTGGCCCTGTAA
- a CDS encoding SDR family oxidoreductase codes for MTALNSQVVFLTGAAGGIGAEVALRLHERGAKLVLTDLDEAQLKRLGNQLGDERVLTVVADVRNREAIQAAADQAVARFGGIDTVIANAGIISYGSVLQVDPEAFRRLIDINVLGVYYTVRAALPSVIERRGYVLIVSSLAAYAAAPGLAAYHASKAAVEHFANALRLEVAHFGVDVGSAHMSWIDTAMVRDSKADLATFTEMLAKLPYPLNRTTSVRACGRAFLKGIEGRKRRINCPGWVGAFRWLRPLLSTPAGEAPVLRFVPDLLPRMDAEVAALGRSTSAHTESLERR; via the coding sequence ATGACAGCACTCAACTCTCAAGTGGTGTTCCTCACCGGCGCTGCCGGCGGGATCGGTGCAGAGGTGGCATTGCGGCTGCATGAGCGCGGCGCCAAACTGGTGCTGACCGACCTCGACGAGGCGCAGCTCAAACGGCTGGGCAACCAGCTTGGTGACGAACGGGTGCTGACCGTGGTCGCCGATGTGCGCAACAGGGAGGCCATCCAAGCCGCCGCCGATCAGGCTGTCGCACGGTTCGGCGGCATCGACACGGTGATCGCTAACGCCGGGATCATCAGCTACGGTTCGGTACTTCAGGTTGACCCGGAGGCGTTCCGGCGGCTCATCGATATCAATGTGCTCGGTGTGTATTACACGGTGCGCGCGGCTCTTCCGTCGGTTATCGAGCGTCGCGGCTATGTGTTGATCGTGTCCTCGCTGGCCGCCTACGCTGCCGCGCCGGGGCTGGCGGCCTATCACGCGTCCAAGGCCGCCGTCGAGCACTTCGCCAACGCGCTGCGCCTGGAGGTCGCGCACTTCGGCGTGGACGTCGGTTCGGCGCACATGTCCTGGATCGACACAGCCATGGTGCGAGACAGCAAGGCCGACCTGGCCACCTTCACCGAGATGCTCGCCAAACTGCCCTATCCGCTCAACCGCACCACATCGGTGCGCGCCTGTGGGCGGGCCTTCCTCAAGGGCATCGAAGGGCGTAAACGCCGCATCAACTGCCCGGGCTGGGTGGGCGCGTTCCGCTGGCTGCGGCCGTTATTGTCCACCCCGGCAGGAGAAGCGCCGGTGCTGCGGTTTGTGCCTGACCTCTTGCCGCGGATGGACGCCGAAGTTGCCGCGCTGGGTCGCTCTACCAGCGCGCACACCGAATCACTTGAGCGGCGCTGA
- a CDS encoding PAC2 family protein translates to MISPDADAALPRLHNTIAVAAFEGWNDAGDAASDALEHLDAIWEADPIVEIDDEAYYDYQVNRPVIRQVDGVTRELVWPAMRISHCRPPGSGRDVVLMRGVEPNMRWRTFCAELLAIADKLNVETVVILGALLADTPHTRPVPVSGAAYSPESARRFGLQETRYEGPTGIAGVFQNACVAAGIPAVTFWAAVPHYVSQPPNPKATIALLRRVEDVLDVEVPLADLPAQAEEWEQAISEMIAEDDDLAEYVQSLEQRGDAEIDMTEVLGKIDGDALAAEFERYLRRRRPGFGR, encoded by the coding sequence GTGATCTCCCCGGACGCCGACGCTGCGCTGCCCCGACTGCACAACACCATCGCCGTCGCAGCCTTCGAGGGATGGAACGACGCCGGTGACGCCGCCAGTGACGCGCTGGAGCACCTGGACGCCATCTGGGAAGCCGATCCGATCGTGGAGATCGACGACGAGGCCTACTACGACTACCAGGTGAATCGCCCGGTGATCCGCCAGGTCGACGGGGTCACCCGCGAACTGGTGTGGCCCGCGATGCGGATTTCACACTGTCGCCCACCGGGCAGCGGACGCGACGTCGTACTGATGCGCGGTGTGGAGCCGAATATGCGCTGGCGCACGTTTTGCGCTGAGTTGCTGGCCATCGCCGACAAGCTCAACGTCGAAACCGTGGTGATCCTGGGTGCACTGCTGGCCGACACGCCGCACACCCGGCCGGTGCCGGTCTCGGGCGCGGCCTACTCCCCCGAGTCGGCCCGGCGATTCGGCTTGCAGGAGACCCGCTATGAGGGCCCGACCGGGATCGCCGGGGTGTTCCAGAACGCGTGTGTAGCGGCCGGGATCCCGGCGGTGACGTTCTGGGCGGCGGTACCGCACTACGTGTCGCAGCCGCCGAACCCGAAGGCGACCATAGCCTTGCTGCGCCGTGTCGAGGATGTGCTCGATGTCGAGGTTCCGCTGGCTGACCTGCCGGCGCAGGCCGAAGAGTGGGAGCAGGCTATAAGCGAGATGATCGCCGAAGACGACGACCTGGCCGAATACGTGCAGTCGCTGGAGCAGCGCGGCGATGCCGAGATCGACATGACCGAAGTGCTGGGCAAGATCGACGGTGACGCGCTGGCCGCCGAGTTCGAGCGCTATCTGCGCCGTCGCCGCCCTGGTTTCGGGCGCTGA
- the metH gene encoding methionine synthase, which translates to MSVANDAGYDTDLLDVLAERILLGDGAMGTQLQAADLTLDDFRGLEGCNEILNETRPDIIARIHRDYFEAGADAVETNTFGCNASNLGDYGIADKIRDLSAQATTIARRVADELCTPGRKRYVLGSMGPGTKLPTLGHTEYAVIRDAYTEAALGMLDGGADAILVETCQDLLQLKAAVLGSRRAMAQAGRRIPIFTHVTVETTGTMLLGSEIGAALTSIEPLGVDMIGLNCATGPAEMAEHLRYLSQHARIPVSVMPNAGLPVLGANGAEYPLQPEEFAEALAGFIAEFGLSLVGGCCGTTPEHIRRLAAVVAGFNAGEAPRGERQVTYEPGVSSLYTAVPFAQESSVLMIGERTNANGSKAFREAMIAGDYQKCLDIAKEQTRDGAHLLDLCVDYVGRDGVADMTALASRLATASTLPIMLDSTETAVLRAGLEHLGGRCAINSVNYEDGAGPESRFHQTMELVAEHGAAVVALTIDEEGQARTAEKKVAIAERLIDDITTNWGVEKSSILIDCLTFTIATGQEESRRDGIETIEAIRELKKRHPDVQTTLGLSNISFGLNPAARQVLNSVFLNECREAGLDSAIVHASKIVPMNRIPDDQRQAALDLVYDRRRDGYDPLQELMRLFEGVSAASSKESRAAELAKLPVLERLAQRIIDGERNGLEADLDEAMMLKPPLDIINDNLLAGMKTVGDLFGSGQMQLPFVLQSAEVMKAAVAYLEPHMEKSEDDAGKGRIVLATVKGDVHDIGKNLVDIILTNNGYEVINLGIKQPISTILEAAEEKNADVVGMSGLLVKSTVVMKENLEEMNTRGVADRFPVLLGGAALTRSYVENDLAELYEGEVHYARDAFEGLKLMDTIMSVKRGEAPDTDSPEALAARQKQAERKARHERSKRIAEKRKAAETPVHVPERSDVAADVEVPMPPFWGSRVVKGLAVADYARLLDERALFLGQWGLRGARGGDGPSYEELVETEGRPRLRYWLDRLSTDGVLAHAAVVYGYFPAVSDGDDVVVLTDPEPDAPERFRFTFPRQQRGRFLCIADFIRSRALAVARGQVDVLPVQLVTMGQPIADVANELFASNAYRDYLEVHGIGVQLTEALAEYWHRRIREELKFSGDRAMSAEDPEAVEDYFALGYRGARFSLGYGACPELEDRAKIVGLLQPERIGVTLSEEFQLHPEQSTDAFVLHHPEAKYFNV; encoded by the coding sequence ATGAGCGTCGCGAATGATGCCGGCTACGACACCGACCTGTTGGATGTTCTCGCTGAGCGGATCCTGCTGGGCGACGGCGCGATGGGTACCCAGCTGCAGGCTGCGGATCTCACACTCGACGACTTCCGCGGACTGGAGGGCTGTAACGAGATCCTCAACGAGACTCGTCCCGACATCATCGCCCGCATCCACCGCGACTACTTCGAAGCCGGCGCCGACGCCGTCGAGACCAACACGTTCGGGTGCAATGCGTCAAACCTCGGCGACTACGGCATCGCCGACAAGATCAGGGATCTCTCAGCGCAGGCCACCACGATCGCGCGCCGCGTCGCCGACGAGCTCTGCACACCCGGGCGCAAACGCTACGTGCTGGGCTCGATGGGACCGGGCACCAAGCTGCCGACGCTCGGGCACACCGAGTATGCGGTGATCCGTGACGCCTACACCGAGGCTGCGCTCGGCATGCTCGACGGCGGCGCCGACGCTATTTTGGTGGAGACCTGTCAGGACCTGCTGCAGCTCAAGGCCGCGGTGTTGGGGTCGCGACGGGCGATGGCGCAGGCTGGACGGCGCATTCCGATTTTCACCCACGTCACTGTGGAGACCACTGGAACGATGCTGCTAGGCAGCGAGATCGGCGCCGCGCTGACCTCCATCGAGCCGCTCGGTGTGGACATGATCGGCCTGAACTGCGCGACAGGGCCCGCCGAAATGGCTGAGCACCTTCGGTATCTGTCCCAGCATGCCCGTATCCCGGTGTCGGTCATGCCCAACGCCGGACTTCCGGTGCTCGGAGCCAATGGCGCCGAATATCCTTTGCAGCCTGAAGAATTCGCTGAAGCTCTGGCTGGTTTCATCGCCGAATTCGGGCTGTCACTGGTCGGCGGGTGCTGCGGCACCACCCCGGAGCACATCCGCCGGCTCGCGGCTGTGGTGGCCGGATTCAACGCGGGTGAGGCACCGCGCGGCGAACGGCAGGTGACCTATGAGCCGGGGGTTTCGTCACTGTACACCGCGGTGCCGTTCGCGCAGGAATCCTCGGTACTGATGATTGGTGAGCGAACAAACGCGAACGGCTCCAAGGCTTTTCGTGAAGCGATGATCGCCGGGGACTACCAGAAATGCCTTGATATCGCCAAAGAGCAAACCCGCGACGGGGCGCACCTGCTGGATCTGTGCGTGGACTATGTGGGTCGTGACGGCGTCGCCGACATGACGGCGTTAGCCAGCCGCCTCGCCACCGCATCAACCCTGCCGATCATGCTGGACTCCACCGAAACCGCTGTGCTGCGGGCCGGTCTGGAACATCTCGGGGGGCGCTGCGCGATCAACTCGGTCAACTACGAAGACGGTGCGGGCCCGGAGTCCCGTTTTCACCAGACCATGGAGCTGGTGGCAGAACACGGTGCTGCCGTGGTAGCGCTGACCATCGACGAGGAGGGGCAGGCCCGCACCGCCGAGAAGAAAGTGGCCATCGCCGAGCGGCTCATCGACGACATCACGACGAACTGGGGCGTGGAGAAATCGTCGATCTTGATCGACTGTTTGACCTTCACTATCGCTACCGGGCAGGAAGAGTCGCGCCGCGACGGCATCGAGACCATCGAGGCGATCCGTGAACTCAAAAAACGTCACCCGGACGTGCAGACCACCCTGGGACTGTCCAACATCTCGTTCGGCCTGAACCCTGCGGCGCGCCAGGTGCTCAACTCGGTGTTCCTCAACGAATGCCGGGAAGCAGGATTGGATTCGGCAATCGTGCATGCGTCAAAAATCGTGCCGATGAACCGGATTCCCGATGACCAGCGCCAGGCCGCGCTCGACTTGGTCTATGACCGCCGCCGCGACGGCTATGACCCCCTGCAAGAGCTGATGCGTCTCTTCGAGGGGGTTTCCGCCGCGTCCTCGAAAGAGTCACGCGCTGCCGAGCTGGCCAAACTGCCGGTGCTGGAACGGTTGGCGCAGCGCATCATCGATGGTGAACGCAACGGCCTGGAAGCCGACCTCGACGAAGCCATGATGCTGAAGCCGCCGCTGGACATCATCAACGACAACCTGTTGGCGGGAATGAAGACCGTCGGTGACCTGTTCGGGTCGGGGCAGATGCAGCTGCCGTTTGTGCTGCAGTCCGCCGAGGTCATGAAGGCCGCCGTCGCCTACCTCGAACCGCATATGGAGAAATCGGAAGACGACGCCGGCAAGGGCCGGATCGTGCTGGCCACCGTCAAGGGCGATGTGCACGACATCGGCAAGAATCTGGTGGACATCATCTTGACCAACAACGGATATGAGGTCATCAACCTCGGGATCAAGCAGCCGATATCGACCATTCTGGAGGCGGCCGAGGAGAAAAACGCTGATGTGGTCGGGATGTCCGGGCTGCTGGTCAAGTCCACCGTGGTGATGAAGGAAAACCTCGAGGAGATGAACACCCGCGGGGTTGCTGACAGGTTTCCGGTGCTGCTTGGTGGTGCGGCACTGACCCGCAGCTATGTGGAAAACGACCTGGCCGAACTGTACGAAGGCGAAGTGCACTATGCGCGAGACGCTTTCGAAGGGCTGAAACTGATGGACACCATCATGAGTGTCAAACGAGGGGAAGCTCCCGACACCGACAGCCCGGAGGCGCTTGCCGCCCGCCAAAAGCAGGCCGAACGCAAGGCTCGCCACGAGCGATCGAAACGCATTGCCGAAAAACGCAAAGCCGCTGAGACGCCGGTGCACGTGCCGGAACGTTCCGATGTGGCAGCCGATGTCGAGGTTCCGATGCCCCCGTTCTGGGGATCGCGGGTGGTCAAAGGCCTGGCGGTGGCCGATTATGCCAGGCTGCTCGACGAACGCGCGCTGTTCTTGGGGCAGTGGGGACTGAGGGGTGCCCGCGGCGGCGACGGTCCGTCATATGAGGAGCTGGTTGAGACCGAGGGACGCCCGCGGCTGCGCTATTGGCTGGACCGGTTGTCCACCGACGGCGTGTTGGCGCACGCAGCCGTGGTGTACGGCTACTTCCCGGCAGTTTCCGATGGTGATGACGTCGTCGTGCTCACCGACCCCGAACCCGATGCGCCCGAACGTTTCCGGTTTACTTTCCCGCGTCAGCAGCGTGGCCGGTTTTTGTGCATCGCCGATTTCATCCGGTCGCGGGCGCTGGCCGTCGCCCGGGGCCAGGTTGATGTGCTGCCGGTTCAGCTGGTCACGATGGGCCAGCCCATCGCCGACGTCGCCAACGAGTTGTTCGCATCCAATGCCTACCGCGACTATCTGGAAGTTCACGGTATCGGGGTGCAGCTCACCGAGGCGCTGGCCGAGTATTGGCATCGACGTATCCGCGAGGAACTGAAGTTCTCCGGGGACCGCGCGATGTCAGCCGAGGACCCCGAGGCGGTCGAAGACTACTTCGCACTCGGCTACCGCGGTGCCCGCTTCTCGCTCGGCTACGGCGCCTGTCCAGAGCTGGAGGACCGGGCCAAGATAGTCGGGCTGTTACAGCCGGAACGCATCGGTGTGACCCTCTCGGAGGAATTTCAGTTACACCCCGAACAGTCCACTGACGCGTTTGTTCTGCACCACCCAGAAGCCAAGTATTTCAACGTCTGA
- a CDS encoding TetR/AcrR family transcriptional regulator — protein sequence MVRREVVLTTVSTVIDGEDSARAASSTRERIMRATVECFREYGYEKSSMKKISARAGVSQALLHYHFDTKAKLFESTMANLAQTLFAAAAAKLPHGKSLRESLSEAADLLYTLFINNLDAVTFMVEFAAAANHNEFLRAAYISYRDTQRQELANMLRGIAGDRAPASLINETVHLVETGLLGMSMQRPFVSDEPSFRADFDAYFQTVTLRFIDKLESASGMNAAPL from the coding sequence GTGGTGCGCCGGGAGGTGGTGCTCACGACAGTCTCGACGGTTATCGACGGCGAAGATTCCGCGCGTGCTGCCAGCAGCACGCGGGAGCGTATTATGCGCGCGACCGTCGAGTGTTTCCGCGAGTACGGCTATGAAAAGTCGTCGATGAAAAAGATTTCCGCCCGGGCCGGGGTGTCTCAGGCATTGCTGCACTATCACTTCGACACCAAGGCGAAACTGTTCGAATCGACGATGGCGAACCTGGCCCAGACGTTGTTCGCCGCGGCCGCAGCCAAGCTGCCGCACGGAAAATCGCTGCGGGAAAGCCTTTCAGAGGCGGCTGATCTGCTCTACACGCTGTTCATCAACAACCTCGATGCGGTCACATTCATGGTTGAATTCGCCGCGGCGGCCAACCACAACGAGTTTTTGCGCGCCGCATACATAAGCTATCGCGACACCCAGCGTCAGGAACTTGCTAATATGCTGCGCGGTATCGCCGGTGATCGGGCACCGGCCAGCCTGATCAACGAAACCGTTCATTTGGTCGAGACCGGGCTGCTCGGCATGTCGATGCAGCGCCCGTTCGTTTCCGACGAGCCCAGCTTCCGGGCGGATTTCGACGCCTATTTTCAGACGGTCACTTTGCGCTTCATCGACAAACTTGAATCGGCGTCGGGGATGAATGCTGCACCATTGTGA
- a CDS encoding zinc-dependent alcohol dehydrogenase, with the protein MSRAVARALVLEAPRRLVVREFPLPPVGDDDALVRVAACGLCGTDHEQYTGELTGGFAFVPGHETVGVIDAIGDRAAQRWGVTVGDRVAVEVFQSCRECANCLAGEYRRCERHGLADMYGFIPVDRAPSLWGGYAEYQYLAPDSMVLRVPDALDATVATLFNPLGAGIRWGATVPGTSRGDVVAVLGPGIRGLCAAAAAKEAGAGFVMVTGVGPRDTDRLALAGKFGADLVVDVAHDDPIGALTTATGGLADIVIDVTSKAPTAFAQAIGLARPAGTVVVAGTRGFGVGAPGFSPDMVVLKELRILGALGVDVTAYRAALELLASGRYPFESLPRRCVRLDDAEELLASMAGERDDVPPVHGVLTP; encoded by the coding sequence ATGTCGCGAGCGGTGGCGCGGGCCTTGGTGCTGGAGGCGCCACGGCGGCTGGTGGTCCGGGAGTTTCCGCTGCCGCCGGTCGGTGACGACGATGCGCTGGTGCGGGTGGCGGCCTGCGGACTGTGCGGGACCGACCATGAGCAGTACACCGGAGAACTCACCGGCGGTTTCGCGTTTGTCCCCGGCCACGAGACGGTCGGGGTCATCGACGCCATCGGCGACCGCGCAGCGCAGCGGTGGGGTGTGACCGTCGGTGACCGGGTGGCGGTCGAGGTATTCCAGTCGTGTCGCGAATGCGCGAATTGCCTTGCGGGAGAATACCGGCGCTGTGAGCGTCACGGCCTTGCCGACATGTATGGTTTCATCCCCGTGGACCGCGCGCCCAGCCTGTGGGGTGGTTACGCCGAGTACCAGTACCTGGCCCCCGACTCGATGGTGCTGCGGGTGCCCGACGCGCTCGACGCGACAGTGGCCACGTTGTTCAATCCACTCGGTGCCGGGATCCGCTGGGGGGCAACAGTTCCCGGTACCAGCAGAGGAGACGTTGTCGCGGTGCTCGGGCCGGGTATCCGCGGGCTGTGTGCTGCCGCGGCGGCCAAAGAGGCCGGCGCCGGGTTCGTGATGGTGACCGGCGTGGGTCCCCGTGACACCGACCGACTGGCGCTGGCCGGCAAGTTCGGCGCCGATCTCGTCGTCGATGTTGCGCACGACGACCCGATTGGCGCGCTGACGACTGCGACCGGCGGGCTGGCTGACATCGTCATCGATGTCACCTCAAAGGCGCCAACAGCATTCGCGCAGGCAATCGGTCTGGCCCGTCCCGCCGGGACCGTCGTCGTCGCGGGTACCCGGGGCTTCGGCGTTGGCGCTCCGGGGTTCTCGCCCGACATGGTGGTGCTCAAGGAGCTGCGTATCCTTGGCGCCCTTGGTGTGGACGTCACCGCCTACCGGGCGGCACTGGAGTTGCTGGCATCGGGACGCTACCCGTTCGAGAGCCTGCCGCGGCGCTGCGTTCGGCTTGACGATGCCGAGGAGCTGCTCGCCAGCATGGCTGGTGAGCGCGACGATGTCCCGCCGGTCCACGGAGTGCTCACACCATGA